A genomic stretch from bacterium includes:
- a CDS encoding HisA/HisF-related TIM barrel protein, protein MEPIRIMPCLDMKEGRVVKGVNFVNLRDAGDPVENAAFYQQEGADELAMLDIAATLENRKTRLE, encoded by the coding sequence GTGGAGCCGATAAGGATCATGCCGTGCCTGGACATGAAAGAGGGAAGGGTCGTCAAGGGTGTGAACTTCGTCAACCTGCGCGACGCGGGTGACCCGGTGGAAAACGCCGCCTTCTACCAGCAGGAGGGGGCCGACGAACTGGCGATGCTGGACATCGCCGCGACACTGGAAAACCGCAAGACTCGCCTGGAGT